A region of Constrictibacter sp. MBR-5 DNA encodes the following proteins:
- a CDS encoding manganese/iron ABC transporter ATP-binding protein, translating into MPDMAIGTADHDATTRGAATRGAAETAGDGISVHNVTVTYRNGLTALHDASFDIPRGTITALVGVNGAGKSTLFKAMMGFVPIARGEIRLLGRTVREALREHLVAYVPQSEEVDWAFPVLVEDVVMMGRFGHMGFLRRAGPADRAAVDGALRRVGMQDFRHRQIGELSGGQRKRVFLARALAQDGRVILLDEPFTGVDVKTEAQIVALLRELRDEGRVMLVSTHNLGSVTEFCDRTVLVKGTVLAYGPTETTFTRENLERAFGGVLRHFTLGGAELHDDDDPREVRIITDDERPLVHYGQRISRTGEVE; encoded by the coding sequence ATGCCGGACATGGCGATCGGAACGGCTGACCATGATGCGACGACGCGGGGCGCAGCGACGCGGGGCGCGGCGGAGACGGCCGGCGACGGCATCTCCGTGCACAACGTGACGGTGACCTACCGCAACGGCCTCACCGCGCTCCACGACGCCAGCTTCGACATCCCGCGCGGCACGATCACGGCACTGGTCGGCGTCAATGGTGCCGGCAAGTCCACCCTGTTCAAGGCGATGATGGGCTTCGTGCCCATAGCCCGGGGCGAGATCCGGCTCCTCGGCCGCACCGTCCGCGAAGCGCTGCGGGAGCATCTGGTCGCCTACGTCCCGCAGTCCGAGGAGGTCGACTGGGCCTTCCCGGTGCTCGTCGAGGACGTCGTCATGATGGGCCGGTTCGGCCATATGGGCTTCCTGCGCCGCGCCGGGCCCGCCGACCGTGCGGCCGTCGACGGGGCGCTGCGGCGCGTCGGCATGCAGGATTTCCGGCACCGGCAGATCGGCGAACTGTCCGGCGGCCAGCGCAAGCGCGTCTTCCTCGCCCGCGCCCTGGCGCAGGACGGCCGCGTCATCCTGCTGGACGAACCCTTCACCGGCGTCGACGTGAAGACCGAGGCGCAGATCGTGGCGCTGCTGCGCGAGCTTCGCGACGAAGGCCGCGTCATGCTCGTTTCGACGCACAATCTCGGCTCCGTCACGGAATTCTGCGACCGCACCGTCCTGGTCAAGGGAACGGTCCTGGCCTACGGGCCGACCGAGACGACCTTCACCCGGGAGAACCTGGAGCGGGCGTTTGGCGGCGTGCTGCGCCACTTCACGCTGGGCGGCGCCGAACTGCACGACGACGACGACCCGCGCGAGGTGCGCATCATCACCGACGACGAGCGTCCGCTCGTGCATTACGGCCAGCGCATCAGCCGGACAGGGGAGGTCGAATGA
- a CDS encoding FecR domain-containing protein, with translation MTETQDAQRKIEAEAAEWVVRLEAGPLDRAERRSFEAWRRRGPAHEAALAYARQTWDAMAELGPLVADGAAARGDGSAVAPTVPGARARAVSRRRVSRRWVWRAAAASVLLAAGLGAVEVADPLTALRADHSTAPGEIRSVSLPDGSTAELGSDTAIAVAFDDRRRTVRLLRGEAVFTVAAAPDTSAFAVTAAGGEARALGTRFLVRTEDDGADVAVLLHSVAVAPPETAGSGHAVVLTEGQAVGYSRSGLGPVRSVDPARVAAWRRGRIVFDGAPLVEAVAELSRYRRGRILVLDPALAARRVSGVFRIDDVDGAVAMIAAELGARAVALPPFLTALY, from the coding sequence GTGACCGAAACCCAGGACGCCCAGCGGAAGATCGAGGCGGAAGCCGCCGAATGGGTGGTGCGGCTGGAGGCCGGGCCGCTCGATAGGGCGGAGCGCCGCAGCTTCGAAGCATGGCGCCGCCGCGGCCCTGCGCACGAGGCGGCGCTGGCCTACGCCCGGCAGACCTGGGACGCGATGGCGGAACTGGGCCCGCTGGTCGCGGACGGTGCCGCGGCGAGAGGCGACGGCAGCGCGGTCGCGCCGACCGTGCCGGGGGCCCGGGCCCGCGCGGTCTCGCGCCGCCGGGTCTCGCGCCGCTGGGTCTGGCGCGCCGCAGCCGCCTCGGTGCTGCTGGCGGCGGGGCTCGGCGCCGTGGAGGTGGCCGATCCGCTCACCGCGCTGCGCGCCGACCACAGCACCGCGCCGGGCGAGATCCGCAGCGTATCGCTGCCCGACGGCAGCACCGCGGAACTCGGCTCCGACACCGCCATCGCCGTCGCCTTCGACGACAGGCGGCGTACGGTGCGGCTGCTGCGCGGCGAGGCGGTCTTCACGGTCGCCGCCGCCCCCGACACCAGCGCCTTTGCCGTCACCGCCGCCGGCGGGGAAGCGCGCGCCCTGGGGACACGCTTCCTGGTGAGGACGGAGGACGACGGGGCGGATGTGGCGGTGCTCCTGCACAGCGTCGCGGTGGCACCGCCGGAGACGGCCGGCAGCGGCCACGCCGTGGTACTGACGGAAGGTCAGGCGGTCGGCTATTCGCGTAGCGGCCTTGGCCCGGTGCGGTCGGTCGATCCGGCGCGCGTGGCGGCCTGGCGGCGAGGCAGAATCGTCTTCGACGGCGCACCGCTCGTCGAAGCCGTGGCCGAGCTCAGCCGCTATCGCCGCGGCCGCATTCTGGTGCTCGATCCCGCCCTGGCCGCCCGCCGGGTCAGCGGCGTCTTCCGCATCGACGACGTCGACGGGGCCGTGGCGATGATCGCCGCCGAACTCGGCGCCCGAGCCGTGGCGCTGCCGCCCTTCCTGACCGCGCTGTATTGA
- a CDS encoding metal ABC transporter permease, producing the protein MTLLDTLLLPFQFPFMRNAFLIAAMVAVPTGLLSCFLVLKGWALMGDAISHATLPGIVLAWILNIPLIVGAFCAGMACALLTGYLSHNSRVKQDTVMGVVFSGMFGIGIVLYTSVSTNEHLDHVLFGNMLGVGGRDLLTSGVISFAVSLLLLLKWKDLLLQAFDPAQARVSGLKTGLLHYGLLAGLSLTIVATLTSVGLILAIALLVTPGAIAFLVVRSFGRMLLVSVAACLCASLTGTYLSFFLDSAPAPTVVLVLTALFCLAFAWRLRATRRNSMRASADRLAA; encoded by the coding sequence GTGACGCTGCTCGATACGCTGCTCCTGCCGTTCCAGTTTCCGTTCATGCGCAACGCCTTCCTGATCGCCGCGATGGTGGCGGTACCGACGGGATTGCTGTCCTGCTTCCTGGTCCTGAAGGGCTGGGCGCTGATGGGCGACGCGATCAGCCATGCGACGCTGCCCGGCATCGTGCTCGCGTGGATCCTGAACATCCCGCTGATCGTCGGCGCCTTCTGTGCCGGCATGGCGTGCGCGCTGCTGACCGGTTACCTGTCGCACAACAGCCGGGTGAAGCAGGACACCGTGATGGGCGTCGTCTTTTCCGGCATGTTCGGGATCGGCATCGTCCTCTACACGTCGGTGAGCACGAACGAGCACCTCGACCATGTGCTGTTCGGGAACATGCTCGGCGTCGGCGGCCGCGACCTGCTGACCTCCGGGGTGATCTCCTTCGCCGTGTCGCTGCTGCTGCTGCTGAAGTGGAAGGACCTGCTCCTGCAGGCCTTCGACCCGGCGCAGGCCAGGGTGTCGGGGCTGAAGACCGGCCTGCTGCACTACGGCCTGCTCGCCGGGCTGTCTCTGACGATCGTCGCCACGCTGACGTCGGTCGGACTGATCCTGGCGATCGCCCTGCTGGTCACGCCCGGCGCCATCGCCTTCCTGGTCGTCAGGAGCTTCGGGCGGATGCTGCTGGTCTCGGTCGCGGCCTGTCTCTGCGCCTCGCTGACGGGCACCTATCTCAGCTTCTTCCTGGACAGCGCCCCCGCCCCCACGGTGGTCCTGGTCCTCACCGCACTCTTCTGCCTCGCCTTCGCCTGGCGCCTGCGGGCGACCCGCCGGAATTCCATGCGGGCCTCCGCGGACCGCCTCGCCGCCTGA
- a CDS encoding TonB-dependent receptor: MRRLALAAPLMAAAATGAGVSGAAAQDAVAREGLQVAQAERTVSIPPQDLNSAILAFADGAGIQVFYDVEKLRGLRTRGVRGRYGAEQALRLLLAGTGVTYRFTGADTVTLDRAATQEDGAALELAPITVEARNDTGFEGFRAYDSGSATNVPVPLIETPATVNVMSAETLERINAQRLDDILQYIPGTAPGASGSSMTNTFTIRGFESSTTRGGSLGSRANSVYIDGHRPAGRHYHYDRSLYDRVEVLKGTSSLLYGTASPGGIVSYTSKKPMFDARNQIAGTVGSFDTLRGSFDLTGPVDALDGVAYRLIGTVQEANQTYTGKNHGNSYDDRYIVKPQIAWRNDSGTRVDLAYEYSEQKSVADPGILRFSDGSFGFNGPSLVGDDSVSDQTNHIVTARIAQPITDQWSAWLDGSYGKNDIDALWDSANTRTAPSKTALIDRDIIRFETEFEHKEARAGLQGDYRIGAVANTTTIGVSHRREEYDSDRVQRTIRGSIDPRDPVFAPVGDLGPYTGTVDWTIKEKGIYVQNFAEVGPKLKLFGGLRYTDVETVFNDSGGNDKALDYSIGAIFNQNSWFNPFVSYSTSLTPQVGTLNTGEPVPFSEGEQFEIGVKSQWLGDRVASTLSIFQIEQTNRVETDPNDRSLSIIAGDQEVRGVELEVVGRVTDHVSIVGGYSYLDAEYTKSVQYEGNTPANVPKHKATAMVNYSFPTDLGVWDAGLGYIYVRGREGDNDNSYSLPDYSRVDLSFGWQHEGVELRLRAENIFDKNYVSGSSGIFMNQGLPRSVFLNARVTF; encoded by the coding sequence ATGCGGCGGCTCGCCCTCGCGGCGCCGCTGATGGCCGCCGCGGCGACGGGGGCCGGCGTCTCGGGTGCAGCCGCGCAGGATGCGGTCGCCCGGGAGGGGCTGCAGGTCGCCCAGGCCGAGCGGACCGTCTCGATCCCGCCGCAGGACCTGAACAGCGCCATACTCGCCTTCGCCGACGGGGCCGGGATCCAGGTCTTCTACGACGTGGAGAAGCTGCGCGGGCTCAGGACCCGGGGGGTGCGCGGCCGCTACGGCGCCGAACAGGCCTTGCGGCTGCTGCTCGCCGGCACCGGCGTCACCTACCGGTTCACGGGTGCCGACACGGTGACGCTCGACCGTGCCGCGACGCAGGAAGACGGTGCGGCTCTGGAACTCGCGCCGATCACCGTCGAGGCCCGGAACGACACCGGCTTCGAAGGCTTCCGCGCCTACGACTCCGGCAGTGCCACGAACGTCCCGGTGCCGCTGATCGAGACCCCGGCGACGGTGAACGTGATGTCGGCGGAAACCCTGGAGCGGATCAACGCCCAGCGGCTCGACGACATCCTCCAGTACATACCGGGCACGGCGCCGGGGGCGTCGGGCAGTTCGATGACCAACACCTTCACGATCCGTGGGTTCGAGTCCTCCACGACCAGGGGCGGCAGCCTGGGGTCGCGGGCGAATTCCGTCTACATCGACGGCCACCGCCCGGCCGGGCGCCACTACCACTATGACCGGTCGCTCTACGACCGCGTCGAGGTGCTGAAGGGCACGTCTTCCCTTCTCTACGGCACCGCGTCGCCCGGCGGCATCGTGAGCTACACCTCCAAGAAGCCGATGTTCGACGCCCGGAACCAGATCGCCGGAACCGTCGGGAGCTTCGACACGCTCCGCGGCTCCTTCGACCTGACCGGACCGGTCGACGCGCTCGACGGCGTCGCCTACCGCCTGATCGGCACGGTCCAGGAGGCGAACCAGACGTACACCGGCAAGAATCACGGGAACAGTTACGACGACCGCTACATCGTGAAGCCGCAGATCGCCTGGCGGAACGATTCCGGGACGAGGGTCGATCTCGCCTACGAATACAGCGAGCAGAAGAGCGTGGCGGACCCCGGCATCCTCCGCTTCAGCGACGGGAGTTTCGGGTTCAACGGGCCGTCCCTGGTCGGCGACGACAGCGTCTCGGACCAGACGAACCACATCGTCACCGCACGGATCGCGCAGCCGATCACCGACCAATGGTCGGCTTGGCTGGACGGCAGCTACGGCAAGAACGACATCGACGCCCTCTGGGACTCCGCGAATACGCGCACCGCTCCGTCCAAGACGGCGCTGATCGACCGGGACATCATCCGGTTCGAGACGGAGTTCGAGCACAAGGAGGCGCGGGCCGGGCTGCAGGGCGACTACCGGATCGGGGCCGTCGCGAACACGACCACGATCGGCGTCTCGCATCGCCGCGAGGAATATGACAGCGATCGCGTCCAGCGAACGATCCGGGGATCGATCGACCCCCGGGACCCGGTGTTCGCCCCGGTGGGCGACCTCGGCCCCTATACCGGCACCGTCGACTGGACCATCAAGGAGAAGGGGATCTACGTCCAGAATTTCGCCGAGGTCGGCCCGAAGCTGAAACTGTTCGGCGGCCTCCGCTACACGGACGTGGAAACCGTCTTCAACGACAGCGGCGGCAACGATAAGGCGCTCGACTACTCGATCGGCGCCATCTTCAACCAGAACAGCTGGTTCAACCCGTTCGTCAGCTATTCGACCTCCCTCACCCCGCAGGTCGGTACGCTGAATACGGGCGAGCCCGTGCCCTTCTCCGAGGGCGAGCAGTTCGAGATCGGCGTGAAGAGCCAGTGGCTGGGCGACCGGGTCGCCTCGACGCTGTCCATCTTCCAGATCGAGCAGACCAACCGGGTCGAGACGGACCCCAACGATCGCTCGCTGTCGATCATCGCCGGCGACCAGGAGGTGCGGGGCGTTGAGCTGGAAGTGGTCGGCCGGGTGACCGATCACGTGAGCATCGTCGGCGGCTATAGCTATCTGGATGCCGAATACACCAAGTCGGTCCAGTACGAGGGCAACACGCCCGCCAACGTGCCCAAGCACAAGGCCACGGCGATGGTGAACTACAGCTTCCCGACCGATTTGGGCGTTTGGGATGCCGGCCTCGGCTACATCTACGTCCGCGGCCGGGAGGGCGACAACGACAACTCCTATTCCCTGCCCGACTACTCGCGCGTCGACCTCAGCTTCGGCTGGCAGCACGAGGGCGTCGAGCTGCGCCTGCGCGCCGAGAACATCTTCGACAAGAACTACGTCTCCGGCTCCAGCGGAATCTTCATGAATCAGGGGCTGCCGCGCTCGGTCTTCCTGAACGCCCGCGTGACGTTCTGA
- a CDS encoding metal ABC transporter permease has translation MTDLLLAPFGYAYMTNAMWVSALVGGVCAFLSSYLMLKGWSLIGDALSHSVVPGVVGAFALGLPFALGAFVAGGLAAGAMLFLSERSGLKIDVIIGIIFTAFFGIGLFMVSVSPVPINVQTIVMGNILAITPEDTFQLAAIGFVSLAVLLAKWKDLMVTFFDENHARSIGLRPDLLKIVFFTLLSASVVAAMMTVGAFLVIAMVVTPGATAYLLCDRFPRLIALSVAIGAATSFIGAYVSYFLDGATGGVIVTLQTLIFLLAFVFAPKHGVLAARRKASAVLRAPRAPETLPSGGVR, from the coding sequence ATGACCGACCTGCTCCTGGCGCCCTTCGGCTACGCCTACATGACCAACGCGATGTGGGTCTCCGCCCTCGTCGGCGGGGTCTGCGCCTTCCTGTCGTCCTACCTGATGCTCAAGGGCTGGTCGCTCATCGGCGACGCGTTGAGCCATTCGGTCGTGCCCGGCGTCGTCGGCGCCTTCGCGCTCGGTCTGCCGTTCGCCCTCGGCGCCTTCGTCGCGGGCGGCCTCGCCGCCGGTGCGATGCTGTTCCTCAGCGAGCGCTCGGGGCTGAAGATCGACGTCATCATCGGGATCATCTTCACGGCGTTCTTCGGAATCGGCCTGTTCATGGTGTCGGTCAGCCCGGTGCCGATCAACGTGCAGACGATCGTGATGGGCAACATCCTGGCGATCACCCCCGAAGACACGTTCCAGCTGGCCGCGATCGGCTTCGTCTCCCTGGCCGTGCTTCTGGCGAAGTGGAAGGACCTGATGGTCACCTTCTTCGACGAGAACCACGCCCGCTCGATCGGCCTGCGGCCGGACCTGCTCAAGATCGTCTTCTTCACGCTCCTGTCGGCGTCGGTCGTCGCGGCGATGATGACCGTCGGCGCGTTCCTGGTCATCGCCATGGTCGTGACGCCCGGCGCCACCGCCTACCTGCTGTGCGATCGGTTCCCCCGGCTCATCGCGCTGTCGGTCGCGATCGGCGCCGCCACGAGCTTCATCGGCGCCTATGTCAGCTACTTCCTCGACGGTGCCACCGGCGGCGTCATCGTCACGCTCCAGACGCTGATCTTCCTGCTGGCCTTCGTCTTCGCGCCGAAGCACGGCGTGTTGGCCGCCCGCCGCAAGGCCTCGGCGGTCCTGCGCGCGCCGCGCGCCCCGGAGACCCTGCCGAGCGGAGGTGTCCGGTGA
- a CDS encoding RNA polymerase sigma factor, with the protein MGLTARNLKGLFLAHGRELEEYLSRRVRCAHTAADLTQEAFLRLAQQPVEAGAANARAYLYRIARNLAIDHFRQDERRQTRLVPAEDLAAMPDEAPPVERATASRQRLALLLRAVAELPPRTQEIFVLNRVEGLTHLEVARRLGISESSVQKHLARALSHAMQRLKDL; encoded by the coding sequence ATGGGATTGACGGCGCGGAACCTGAAGGGGCTGTTTCTGGCGCACGGCCGGGAGTTGGAGGAATACCTCTCCCGGCGGGTGCGCTGTGCCCATACCGCCGCCGACCTGACGCAGGAGGCCTTCCTGCGGCTCGCCCAGCAGCCAGTGGAGGCCGGAGCGGCGAACGCGCGGGCCTATCTCTACCGGATCGCCCGCAACCTGGCGATCGACCATTTCCGCCAGGACGAGCGCCGCCAGACCCGACTGGTGCCGGCCGAGGATCTGGCCGCGATGCCCGACGAGGCGCCGCCGGTCGAACGCGCGACGGCTTCGCGCCAGCGCCTCGCCCTGCTGCTGCGCGCCGTGGCCGAACTGCCGCCGCGCACGCAGGAGATCTTCGTGCTCAACCGCGTCGAGGGCCTCACCCACCTCGAGGTCGCGCGCCGGCTCGGCATCTCGGAGAGCTCGGTCCAGAAGCACCTCGCCCGGGCCCTGAGCCATGCCATGCAGCGGCTGAAGGACCTTTAG
- a CDS encoding HlyC/CorC family transporter has protein sequence MDQTLWITLAGILVLLLFSAFFSGSETALTAVSRARMHHLERKGNRNAALVRRLREDKEMLIGAILLGNNLVNILAASLATSALIVIFGETGVVYATVVMTLMILIFSEVLPKTFAFNHSDRLALVVAPVLVQLVRVLRPAVVAIQFVVRIALRLLGERAEAPYSHSTHEEELRGAIELHRGETREIRDERRMLRSVLDLGDVWVSEIMTHRRNTVMIDAGIPPREIVEQVLASPFTRLPLWRDTPDNIVGVLHAKGLLRAVHGLGGDYDKLDVQSLASPAWFIPDSTTLLDQLQAFRRRREHFAMVVDEYGTLMGTVTLEDILEEIVGEISDEHDIAVPGVRPQPDGSYVVAGTVTIRDLNREFEWNLPEEDASTIAGLLLREARQIPDAGQTFDFYGFRFHILRRVRNQISSVRITPPKRRLRAAG, from the coding sequence ATGGATCAGACCCTCTGGATAACGCTCGCAGGCATTCTCGTCCTGCTGCTGTTCTCGGCCTTCTTCTCGGGCTCGGAAACCGCGCTGACGGCCGTCTCGCGCGCCCGGATGCATCACCTCGAGCGCAAGGGCAACCGCAACGCCGCGCTGGTGCGGCGCCTGCGCGAGGACAAGGAGATGCTGATCGGGGCGATCCTGCTCGGCAACAATCTGGTCAACATCCTGGCGGCGTCGCTCGCCACCAGCGCGCTGATCGTCATCTTCGGCGAGACCGGCGTCGTCTACGCGACCGTCGTGATGACGCTGATGATCCTGATCTTCTCCGAGGTCCTGCCGAAAACTTTCGCCTTCAACCATTCCGACCGGCTCGCCCTCGTCGTCGCGCCGGTCCTGGTCCAACTCGTCCGGGTACTGCGTCCGGCGGTCGTCGCGATCCAGTTCGTCGTCCGCATCGCCCTGCGGCTCCTCGGCGAGCGGGCGGAGGCGCCCTACAGCCACTCCACCCACGAGGAGGAGCTGCGCGGCGCCATCGAGCTGCACCGCGGCGAAACCCGCGAGATCCGCGACGAGCGGCGGATGCTGCGCAGCGTGCTGGACCTGGGCGACGTCTGGGTCAGCGAGATCATGACCCATCGGCGCAACACCGTGATGATCGATGCCGGCATTCCGCCGCGCGAGATCGTCGAGCAGGTGTTGGCCAGCCCCTTCACCCGCCTTCCCCTGTGGCGCGACACGCCCGACAACATCGTCGGGGTGCTGCACGCCAAGGGTCTGCTGCGCGCCGTGCACGGCCTCGGCGGCGACTACGACAAGCTGGACGTGCAGAGCCTCGCCAGCCCGGCCTGGTTCATCCCCGATTCCACGACGCTGCTCGACCAGCTCCAGGCGTTCCGCCGCCGGCGCGAGCATTTCGCCATGGTCGTCGATGAATACGGCACGCTGATGGGCACCGTGACGCTCGAAGATATCCTGGAGGAAATCGTCGGCGAGATATCCGACGAGCACGACATCGCCGTTCCCGGCGTCCGGCCGCAGCCGGACGGGTCCTACGTGGTGGCCGGCACCGTGACGATCCGCGACCTCAACCGCGAGTTCGAATGGAACCTGCCCGAGGAGGACGCATCGACCATCGCCGGGCTGCTGCTGCGCGAGGCACGGCAGATCCCGGATGCGGGGCAGACCTTCGATTTCTACGGCTTCCGCTTCCACATCCTGCGCCGCGTCCGCAACCAGATCTCGTCGGTGCGGATCACGCCGCCGAAGCGGCGGCTGCGCGCCGCCGGCTGA
- a CDS encoding metal ABC transporter substrate-binding protein — protein sequence MRLVKATGLSMLAAASLFWAATAAAAAEKLKVVTTFTVIADMARNVAGDAAEVVSITKPGAEIHGYEPTPQDIVRASGAGLILWNGLNLERWFEQFVANLGDIPSATVTEGVEQIAISEGDYSGKANPHAWMSLSNAMIYVDNIRDALSRHDPANADAYAKNAEAYKRSIRETIGPLRERIARIPEDKRWLVTCEGAFSYLARDFGMKELYLWPINADQIGTPQQVRKVIDGVRKHDIPAVFCESTVSNAPARQVARETGAVYGGVLYVDSLSDRDGPVPTYLDLLRVTSRTIAEGLVAEGPGAGKN from the coding sequence ATGCGACTGGTGAAGGCGACGGGCCTGTCGATGCTTGCCGCGGCCTCGCTGTTCTGGGCGGCTACGGCCGCTGCCGCTGCCGAGAAATTGAAGGTCGTGACGACGTTCACGGTCATCGCCGACATGGCGCGGAACGTCGCCGGTGACGCCGCCGAGGTGGTGTCGATCACCAAGCCGGGGGCGGAGATCCACGGATACGAGCCGACGCCCCAGGACATCGTCCGGGCCAGCGGCGCCGGCCTCATCCTCTGGAACGGCCTCAACCTGGAGCGGTGGTTCGAGCAGTTCGTCGCCAATCTGGGCGATATTCCGTCGGCCACGGTCACCGAAGGCGTCGAGCAGATCGCGATCTCGGAAGGTGACTACAGCGGAAAGGCCAATCCGCACGCCTGGATGAGCCTCAGCAACGCGATGATCTATGTCGACAACATCCGGGACGCGTTGTCGCGGCACGATCCGGCGAATGCCGATGCCTACGCGAAGAATGCGGAGGCCTACAAGCGGAGCATCCGCGAGACGATCGGCCCGCTGCGCGAGCGGATCGCGCGCATTCCCGAGGACAAGCGCTGGCTGGTCACGTGCGAAGGCGCGTTCAGCTATCTGGCGCGCGACTTCGGCATGAAGGAACTCTACCTCTGGCCGATCAACGCGGACCAGATCGGCACCCCGCAGCAGGTGCGCAAGGTCATCGACGGCGTCAGGAAGCACGATATCCCCGCCGTCTTCTGCGAGAGCACCGTCAGCAATGCGCCGGCACGGCAGGTCGCCCGCGAAACCGGGGCGGTCTATGGCGGCGTTCTCTACGTCGATTCCCTGTCCGACCGTGACGGGCCGGTGCCGACCTATCTCGATCTGCTGCGCGTGACGTCGCGGACGATTGCCGAGGGACTGGTTGCCGAGGGTCCGGGTGCCGGCAAGAACTGA
- the mntR gene encoding manganese-binding transcriptional regulator MntR produces MSRQRRPIARYAPLPDAEVHSEGFRQTREARRSALVEDYVELIADLIEDGNEARQVDIAARLGVAQPTVAKMLSRLAADGLVSRKPYRGVFLTEAGRAVAHESRARHQTVEAFLLSIGVSAETARIDAEGIEHHVSAETLDAFRRVMSGSRSGD; encoded by the coding sequence GTGTCGCGCCAGAGGCGCCCGATCGCCCGCTACGCACCGCTGCCCGACGCCGAAGTCCATTCCGAGGGATTCCGCCAGACCCGCGAGGCGCGCCGCAGCGCGCTCGTCGAGGACTATGTCGAACTGATCGCCGACCTGATCGAGGACGGCAATGAGGCGCGGCAGGTCGACATCGCGGCACGGCTGGGCGTCGCACAGCCGACCGTGGCGAAGATGCTGTCGCGGCTGGCGGCGGACGGCCTCGTGTCGCGCAAGCCCTATCGGGGCGTGTTCCTGACGGAAGCCGGCCGTGCCGTCGCCCACGAGAGCCGGGCGCGCCACCAGACGGTCGAGGCCTTCCTCCTGTCCATCGGCGTCAGCGCGGAAACCGCCCGGATCGACGCCGAAGGCATCGAGCATCATGTCAGCGCCGAGACGCTGGACGCGTTCCGGCGCGTCATGTCCGGCAGCCGGAGCGGCGACTGA
- a CDS encoding SDR family NAD(P)-dependent oxidoreductase, with protein sequence MGKLDGKVAIVTGASRGIGQAIAELFAGEGARVVCAARTLKEGDHALPGSLEKTVADIKAKGGEATAVTAEVSREEECTSLVAAARAAYGPIDILVNNAALNYYVPITDYATNRWIRAFAVNVHAPFMLSKAVLEDMVPRGTGAIVNISSGAAIGPGRGPYEDKKVRGGTMYGASKAALERFTQGLAQEMAQFGGIAVSAVSPSRVVPTPGTIFHKLVSGMDDPRGEPPEYMARAALLLASEPADKVNGRVCYSQQILAEFGWIEKAAGRGVETRGSGYSEV encoded by the coding sequence ATGGGCAAGTTGGATGGAAAGGTCGCGATCGTCACCGGGGCGAGCCGTGGGATCGGGCAGGCGATCGCCGAACTGTTCGCCGGGGAGGGCGCGCGGGTTGTCTGCGCGGCGCGCACGCTGAAGGAGGGCGACCACGCCCTGCCCGGGTCGCTGGAGAAGACCGTGGCCGACATCAAGGCCAAGGGCGGCGAGGCGACGGCGGTGACGGCCGAGGTGTCCCGGGAGGAGGAGTGCACTTCGCTGGTCGCCGCGGCGCGCGCCGCCTACGGGCCGATCGACATCCTGGTGAACAATGCGGCGCTGAACTATTACGTGCCGATCACCGACTATGCGACGAACCGCTGGATCCGGGCCTTCGCGGTCAACGTCCACGCGCCCTTCATGCTGTCAAAGGCCGTCCTCGAGGACATGGTGCCGCGCGGCACCGGTGCGATCGTGAACATCAGTTCCGGCGCCGCGATCGGTCCCGGGCGCGGCCCCTACGAGGACAAGAAGGTCCGTGGCGGCACCATGTACGGCGCCAGCAAGGCGGCGCTCGAACGCTTCACCCAGGGACTGGCGCAGGAGATGGCCCAGTTCGGCGGCATCGCCGTCAGCGCGGTCTCGCCGTCGCGCGTCGTGCCGACGCCGGGCACGATCTTCCACAAGCTGGTCAGCGGCATGGACGATCCGCGCGGCGAGCCGCCGGAATACATGGCGCGGGCCGCCCTGCTGCTGGCGAGCGAGCCGGCGGACAAGGTCAACGGCCGCGTCTGCTACAGCCAGCAGATCCTGGCCGAGTTCGGCTGGATCGAGAAGGCCGCCGGGCGCGGCGTGGAGACGCGCGGCAGCGGCTATTCCGAGGTCTGA